gggataattttacccttaaaaactgaagaacgtccagtactggtactttagtgaacagggaatctacgtcaaggcttcaaagttttatgttgtgaagtggtatatgtgcttctctgaatttgtgacaaaaatcttccgaatgtttaatgtgactgggagaaaaagtactcaaaaaaggggaaaggaggccagctaaccatttagaaattttgtaattgaaagctccggcgcatgaaacgaagggtctgaatggaagattgtctttgtgagtaatataccagtttgtttattacgaCACAGTTTATCATAAATTATGTTTCACAACAAATCAGGTGTTTCTTAGTCTCTTAAACAAAAAGCTGAACTCACGAGGTAGAATCTTTGGATCACGGTTTAGATGAGACACTTCTGGGCGCTGGGCAAATTTGAATGTGAAGTCTTTTGGCAACTGTTTTATTTCCTGAAAAGTATAAGAGAAGTGAATTTGATTAAAGAATAATGCCGGAAATACAGAATTATGGAAGTAACTCAATTCTGAATTACTTTACCATTCATATTGATATCACACATGTTTAACTTatctttcattaccattttaaatGCATCAAAATCCAAATGTAACTAGTTGAATTTGACTTTGAATAGTTTTCACCGCAAAACTCACGTGAAACTGTTGCTGAAGGATGGACATATTAGTCTGATTATAAGGTGTTCGTAACTCGAGGAGGGCCTCAGGAAACTCATGGCATGAGAATCGAGAACATTGCCCACAGAGGATCTCTCGTAAGACAGCGTGAGCAAACTTGTATTGTGTCTGAGATATAAAAGAAGGAAATGGCAAGTGAAAGCCAACCAAGTAGTATCGCAGTTCAATGTCCTGCTAAGTGTGAGAAAACGAGTGTTtatcaatgtaataaaaaataaatttgtgactGAATACGTATTGTTTCTCATGTGAATTCCATAaagcagtgaaaaaaaaactcgagaatGAAGTACAATGCGAGCCAGCAGTCATAAGTGGAGAACAAGAAACTGCATCTGTTCAATAATTGTCAAGAAAGGGAAGtatcatgaataataaataaccatttttaatattttgctgtGTAACTAAACACATTGCACTGGAAGATGTCTCAAATCTCAATGAAAAATATCTAACCACTTTCTACTTACAGTACTCTCGATAAGTCTGGGTCTTCCATTTTGCAGCTTGACAAGAACTTCATTAGCGTCCATATACCCTGATTTGTTTATTTGGTCCAAAACCCCCAGTACGAATAGGATGGTCCCGGTTCTTCCAATGCCAGTGCTATTAGGAAGagagacaatatatataaatatatataaatatatatatatatatatatatatatattatatatatatatatatatatataatgtatataataaataaaatgcactGGACAAATGTAATAAGTGGAAATCAGGTCGATAACGAGTGACgtgaacaagattggaatgcGAAAAACATTTGGTTGgttggttatgggtcgaggcaattgTTTATAGAAGCTTACAAACATTGGAACAGACAAGACTAGCTTACGCATCATAATATTTCTGTCCGCATTGCTGAAATTGCGAGCGTGCAAATGACCTGGTTAGTTCGGAATCACGATAGTGACATCAGTGTGTTATAGGCTGCGTACATGAACAATGGGAAAACACATACATCAGAATAGACTAGCATGCGTGCATTTGAGTGTTCAAGTAGCGTGTGTAGGTTCATACATgcgttagagcaaatgaatgagaCATAATCACTAGTATGGGAATTAATGGGGGAATTAGATGAGAAACTGTCGTAGTGGTCATAAGGGACTTTGGAGATCCGAGGAGGCGCTAAGATCCATCGGGAAAGGTAAAGAACATTTAGAACAttgacatttatttcagatgcaTTGAGAAGGGAAGTTTGGTGCGACACTTAATATTATTGacgaattttaacattttattgtcTGATATATGACTTCTtaatttcagatggattcggttgTTGCTACTTGAAAATGAACTCTCTAGACTTATATGACGTATATTGATAAAGACTCATGTGGTTGTCTGACAGGTGAGGATAAGggggataattatatacatgatgtTTTGTGGAAGATTGATGGtggtttaatgattttctttgggattacctttcattcattttattccatctttatgttagctattttgggaaaatataattatatttttatataggaaGAGTCTGATttcgcctaagatttaatgattaattttcagctagctacaggggtGACAGGTGATGGGAACAGACCAAGGTAGGTCTTGCTATGAGGTAGGAGTTCTCGCCTTTTAATTAAATGGGTTTTTTTTAccccttaacatatatatatatgtatatatatatatatatatatatataatatatctatatatatatataatatatatatatataatatatatctatatatatataatatatatatatatatatataatatatatatatatatatatatatatatatatatatatatatatatattaatatatatatatatatatatatatatatatatatatatatatatatatatatataatatatatatattccatagtatatatatatatagtgtgtatatagtatatatatatatatatatatatatatatatatatatatatatatatatatatatatatatatatatatatattaggcctagggtttttgattaataatatattgccaatatgtttgctgtgacctatggaatgtgaagaacagtgcagaagcaacgacccgagaaagctgatgaatagtttctgtgggtggcgtgagataaaactgcttagttagacaagtcaatgtacgatagtttattaactcttctcaaagtgcctttgtgaaactggttaaagctagtattgtgaggcgttaacgaagtgtgcgttcgtaagtgtgtgtgcgcctcttctgttaataatgttggatacccaagtctatgggggattttgatagaggcgtctttggaagtaAGGCAGGATGCTGTGGTGCTTTccgaagtggttttttattaagtgtgcgaaatagtccggctgcataggtgagttgaattactttagccaagttgaattactttagccaaagggatggcttgtttgatatcttgtaagatgttccattttattaactttgtctttaaacttatgtgtgctaacgagtgtgtttctcgtgtctttgaaacagacggttctggcaatgggggggggggacagggagtcccgatggaaaTAGACTTTTGGGTGACCATTAatattcagacattttactgttgggggttttttaagttagtctgtaagacttgattaattcattatttattcattgttaataaatgtattttcttatgatgcaactctctcattttcattacctgttggagtggagagaaagaggtggagagagagagcgagagattgcttggagagagtgagagagagagagagagagagagagagagagagagagagagagagagagagagagagaggggttgtgtgtattagtttgccttgacgctcgagttatacgtttaccaaataaataatggggAAATATCCTCATTAAAGGTTTTGGTGGCAGCAGTTAAAAAGGGgcataaaagtttttttgtttgttttttatgcctgggaacgccaatgaagagataggtgaccagttagaaaaataaaggggttatggcttagtgatagttttcgaaGGACAaaacctttgtgggattgtggaaaatcattaaactgttagttttcagttacttagtgagaaaaaaatgagaaatatctatctgttaactgtgctaaggggagggggaagaattttgttggactcagcatttggccCAGGCAGTCAGCCTAGGAGTGGGTGCACTCAGTGTGACTCTTATGTGTAATGTCGAGTGCATTCCCGCGTGTATCACTGCCGTGTCATatgcgaattccgagttctttttgttaccattatgaagtggtgagtgttaaaaactatgattttgagggggagggtttttttaaatatttcagggttatgggactGGTTCAAGAGGTCCAAAAATTGTtttgtctttgcccatagtagcagaagtgacgtgttttctttatttgcgcgtgtttataatagacgtatttgtctttgtttaaaacataagagtgtatagagatgtgtttatgcatgtgaactgtgcttagatagcatatttggcttggagacagagcgggcacacaattttacgggctcagcacatttctgctaaccgagcagagaggcgcgttgcatggtgggtactgcatacctaaGAGGGGactactggcctccctaagaggggattGCAAGGAGATGGGGACTACTGGTGTATGCCTCGGGGATATCACTTGACTGAGAGGGTGTTCTAACGGGAGGGagaaactccttttttttctttgtgtcggggtgttgggggatgggtttgcccttgacaatgaatttccaatactaagacatcagctgattgattagttgatgaagtgaaacgcccgtagagtcttttttttagaaaagagatttttttttctctcttggataaagagaaaaggaaataagaagagaattgaaatgcattgtatgggtgtatgttttccttatgccttggaagacacaaatatattggggagacacagattattattattttttttattgtgttggagggattactttgaaaatggtgccgaatggtaatgcccggtgccgtgaatgtggcaatggtgttatgtcatggtgttgcatctggagaaattgtgtgtcataaggttcagcaatactagtgtaagctatttgaatttcacccttacttgagatctttgcaagagatttattactatggagagttattattattattaataattattatacttgagatgtgttacaGGAGGGTTGCTTacgtataattatcattacgggagactttcttttgcgagagatttgagatatttcatgggagattatttaataattattacagacaattattcatggagaattattacaatgattaatgggagaagtcttgtcttaattatttgttgagtttttgtaactttggagaatatttcagtgattcgcgaggatgagttttgctgaattttgatgaatctgactgaatcttggtgaattgtgttgaattttgctgaacttttgctgaatttttggagaatggacaagcattaatattggtgatatttttttcatactgatactggtgattttgatgatagcaatttttttagtgattttgctgatagtgatatttctgatactgattttttatatactaatacgtgggtgttataatgctatcaagggtggtgaaaacttttttgaatttgggaggaactaacaacacattattttagttttttttcttttttttatgagttcagcagataattgcttgacatctagtgagttacgagagatagttaacaatgccgttgatttttcttttctccttttttttgaaGTTGGCCATAGCTGACCCAAGTTTTTttcaacgtgagagagagagagaggggctgtgtgtattagtttgccttgacgctcgagttacacgtttaccaaataaataatggggaaatatcccaattacacacacacacacacacacacacacacacacacacacacatatatatatatatatatatatataatatatatatatatatatatatatgtgtgtgtgtgtgtgtgtgtgtgtgtgcgtgtgtgtctgtgtgtgtgtgtgtgtctgtgtgtgcgtggatgtagtatgtatatactacatccATGCACAGGTGCAATTACTCTGGCTTATAGTAATTTCATTTTGATTAAAGTCAAACCTCCCTACACTGTGTCTGCAGAGGGtgctatatattttacttaaatacaAATACTCTTATTAAGCTACGACCACTTTCAATCTCATCTATGAACAGACACTGCTGAACTGGTTTACTTGTTTCTGCATGATCTCTCCCATCAACAAGCAACACTAAATAACCTGTAAATAGCACAGCCATACATTCCATCGtggattctttttttcctttcatttgatTAAACAgcattgtatatgtatatcatagcTAATGTATGCTATTACAAAATTAGTCACATCCCTATCTACATATTGTAAAATTTGTCCATTTCACACAGAAAAATTTCAAAATGCCCTCAACAACTTACTTTCCATACCATTCCGTTTCTATTCATTCATACTATATCTGTAGAAACTGTATTATAAAGTATTTTACGTCAAGTTTTCTCAAACTATTTATAACCCTATTCataagaattgaattgaatatagaatttaggccaaaggccacgcactaggacctatgaggtcattcagcgctgaaacggaaattgacaataaaatcaACCCTTCAGTTTTTAATCCAGGAGCATGTTTGGTGTTAATTGGTGACACAGATGTGATGTTGTAGAagctaataaaattttttttgaaattaacAAGATAAGAAAGTTACAAGTGAGTGTTAGCAAGAGTCAGTGATGACTGTAAATGTTAACAAGGACATAGTGAGATAAAAGTCTGAATAACTAGAGCAGAATGGAATTGGTTCATTTTTATTAGTTGGTATGGTATGACTGTAGTGCATAATGAGTCAAGGAATACTTGATGCCAAGAAAGAGGTAGTTCTCCAATAAAGtctggaagagaagaggaatGGCCAGTGAAGGAAAAGTTGGAGGAGGATGGATCACATTCGGCCTCAAACTTCACTCACCTTTTCTATGAGAGTTCTCCTTCCCACAGATGGAAAAGTTGAAAGAAATTGTTGTAattggcagaaaaaaaaagttgttactGTTCCAAGAACACGGCAACAAGTATAGTATTATTAACTAAggaattataataacaaaaaaacaaacaaaacaaatctaCCACAGAACGCAGTAAGTTACCACAATCAGAATAATCAGGAAGGCTAGTAATGATTCAAACACGTTTGAAACTCAAAATTAATAGGATAACTATGATGCCATCAAACGGAAGTTCCCACTTTTTCATCCAGCCTACATATAGCCGAAGTTACACTTcacaaagaaagaataataattacatatCCGCAACTCATCTTTTCAGGAAGTTTTGCTGATTAGGAGATATGGCAAGAGATGACGCATTCTACAGCTTCAAGTTCTGAACCTCACTATAAATTCTTAATTTAAGTTAACCTATGTCTTTACCAAATCAGCAGACatcatttccttattattatgtatatcctAAAGACAGCTGTAGATTTTCTTACCTGCAGTGTACAACAACTGGTCCTGTAAGAGGTTCCCTTCGAATAGAATTGATCATCTGGGCCACCCCATAGGGATTCTCGGGGACATCATGATCTGGCCATGTTGTGTACTGATACTGCTGAATCTGAGTAGTTGATAAACAGAAGATTaaaatatattctgtatttttctcGATAAAAAGGTGATTTGAAGGGAAGTTTCTCTCTTTTAACAGTAGATAGATTGAGCATCAATATGCAAGAGCAAGTGAGAGCAAATGAAACTTGCCAATTGGAAATATTCTTCAGAGATAAATATTTCTAATGAATGGGAAAAGTATTTTAGTTTTCACGAACCTTTCTGACTTCAGTTTGATCAGTTGCAGTAAAGGTACGGATGATGAAATCCATctgttagtaataaaaaaatttgaattaaaaagaTAGTAATGGTTTCAAATATGAATAGCAATTTTAACTATTCAAACAGTAAACTCAAACTGATAAAGAAAGCGGTTTCGAGGCTCAAAACTAGGAAACAGGACAGACTAATCCTCAAGTGAAACATCACAAGTATGAATCATGACCATGTCAAGTCAATGTGGTTTTAAATTCACTGAATCTGACATCATTATTTTCAGAGGATGAAAAAGAAATCTCTTCAAAAAAGGGATACTGTCAACGTGGTAGAAAACTGTGGAGGAAACAAGAGGGATCAATATGATGAAAAGTGAAAGTTGAATTAGCTCACCTTAAATTCAGTAGATACAAGAGTGATGTCTATTCCTCCTTTTGTTATAGATCCTTCTGAAGGCCAATACTGGGCGACTTTCACCTGTTGTGGACCAAATTATTAACTACAGTAcattcacatcgaccgtgcatctgatatttaggccagtcccttacgacgctcccgattggctgttgataagccaatcacagggctggaaactctcagtctctctcgagagagtccacatagacaggatgtatgttctacctctgcTGAGgtatatttttgaaagacgtatccctgaggaaaggtggaacatacatcctgcctatatgaactctctcgagagagacagattcCAGCCCCtgtaactggcttatcaacagccaatccggaGTGTCAGAAGTgacgggtctagacatcagatgcacagttgatgtgaatctagtacaGTAACGTAGGTAAAGAGTGGTGTGAATGGTATGTTAAATGTAGAGCAATATGGATAGTTGTTCTTTTTTATCACAAGCTATTTCACTAAAGTtcagatattataataattattagcagtagtagtagtagcagtactaTACACGGAATCTTCATCAGTAACACATCAACCCAGTAACAAATGTTGTATAAACTCTAACGTTCCCTAGATATGAGGACAATGATCAAACAATTTTTACTAGCCTTCATAGTTGATCACTTAAAGTAAAATTTACTTTTGTGCCTTTgactacttataatatatatacatatataatatatatatatatatatatatatatatatatatatataatatatatgtatatatatataaattatatattatatgtacatatacagtatacatgcatatatatatatatttatatattctaaatatatatttatatgggataaatatatatatagatatagatatatactatatatatatatatatatatatatatatatatatatatttctatatatacatatacattatacatgctatatatatattttaatatattcttaatatatataaatataaatggggAATAATttcgtataataatatatattatatatatagtattatataatatatatatttatttctattatacattatcatatatatatatatatatatatatatatatatataatatgtatatatttatgtattcttaaatatatatatatatatatatatatatatatatataaatataatatatatatatataatatatatgtatatatatatagatatatatacattatatatatatatatatatatatatatatatatatatatatatgtatatatacattatatattatatatatatatatatatatatactatatatattatatgtgtgtgtgacagtattttaaagaaaaaaaaatagtcattctTTCGTCTTTTGTTTAACTGGAAGAGAAGGTCAACCCAGGGCAGTCAAATATGTCAATTCAATGTTACAGGTGGGGGAGCGTTGGATTAACAAATCAATGGATTTCTGcgtaattctctctttctctctcttgcttagaTGAGGGAATGTTGTTAGTACATAtaggtttattaatattttcaaattataaaaatcaataacaaaaatattaattacaaaattcgtatgaaaatatctttcctttcttttatcttttgtttaacaCAATGaggccagagctgtcaaatatgtctaTTTAACCCACAGGTGGGCGAGTGTAGTTATTAACAGGTCAGTGGAttcttaaaatttctctctctctctctctctctctctctctctgtaataattcCAACATAATTTCACTCTATTAAgtaaggacctctctctctctctctctctctctctctctctcgttcgcggTAGTTAATTTTAAACTGATCTCATTATATCTTCACCATCTAGAACTGTAATGCGACGTTCCAAAACATAGACATAACTAAGAATTGTATTAGTCCATATAAAAAGTACGGTTTATTCATGGAAAGAAATTTCAGAACATAGACAGACACAGAATAAAGAAGTTGTTAAAAATGAGGTTGAGACAACTCGTAAAAATAGATTGGGTGGAaaggggaagaagagagaaatagtacatgtacagtgttcccccgcaTTAGCAGGGAGGAGGCGTACtagacatccccccccccccccccccccacgactcCCCACGCCATAGTTAAAACCCCGGATAGTTAGAACCACTTCTAAAAAACGCTTATAACTACCTATCTTGAAAGTTAAGATACCAAATATATACCTTAATTACACAAATtgcatcctacttcaaatatacattaaattactatcctattacCGTATTAATCTTTgtgattatattattaaaataatttctaagtcatcttagacattttaccattaaaaatatatacgtgCAGCCaataacacacacagagagagagagagagagagagagagagagagagagagagagagagagagagagagagcactgaatgACATCATCATATATCtaaccatcaagagtgaaattatgaattgttTCTGAGACAgggagaataataatggagacacacatacacagaataactccttacgactCCAACTCCTTCCCTTCCGCCAatagtatatcaaactgtcattacTCCCCGCCCTCCTTTTTCGAGGTGGATAAAAGGATGGGAGTCACACTATTCCTTTCattaatatttgtaattatttgtgaaaattagttattaggtaaaacatttatttatactacaaaacaaataaatattcgtaagtaagagagagaaagcgaaagaaagtctcattgttattttttagtcctcactaaacttaatattatttgaacattagtactgtatattaatatttcatcataaaatgtagtagtacccttaaagatatatacatacacttctaacacttcagccaaaacagagggagagagttaccactatgacatacatatcttatggggggcagcagagagagagagtgagagagagagagaaagattattttatttctttaaaatactatcacataaattttgtaattacgGTGTAATTACTatcaattttaatattattattatttgaaactattaataaacatatactatacaccataaaaattctcccatctcattaagagagagagagagagagagagagagagagagagagagagagagagagagagagcacttgctCCCCTTGCTGTCACATtaattgatatatttgacagctgtgaaACTCAGCTTAGTAACTGGAGTTAAAAGAAAGATGTGGGAAGATTggtatttccttcattcttacataattttttaatttctaaattaatatcttactaattcactaaagtattttctttaatgaattgatattactgctgtttacattaacattaatatttgaaaattagtaagagagagagagagagagagagagagagagagagagagagagagagagagagagagagaaattattattttcattataggaaaacatttaatcttattaaacttaccaaTACAGTATTAAccaatattaatatatgaaaattagtaagtcacttttgtatcataaaaattcatttagtcaggaaaataacaacaaaatatattaattagtgaaaaTTTATCATTGGAAAAACCTACGAACAG
This window of the Macrobrachium nipponense isolate FS-2020 chromosome 5, ASM1510439v2, whole genome shotgun sequence genome carries:
- the LOC135215688 gene encoding receptor-type tyrosine-protein phosphatase kappa-like is translated as MDFIIRTFTATDQTEVRKIQQYQYTTWPDHDVPENPYGVAQMINSIRREPLTGPVVVHCSTGIGRTGTILFVLGVLDQINKSGYMDANEVLVKLQNGRPRLIESTTQYKFAHAVLREILCGQCSRFSCHEFPEALLELRTPYNQTNMSILQQQFHEIKQLPKDFTFKFAQRPEVSHLNRDPKILPPDSRMIFLQYTSGCEESQYINAASVKSLEAQISTTSELGASLQQNHQT